The following is a genomic window from Armatimonadota bacterium.
ATCGAGCGCCTCGAGCGCGAGGGCAACTTCGCCATCTTCGACGAATCCGACCAGATGACGCTGATGAAGGAGGTGCTCAAGGATCTCGAGATTAACCCTGAGATCACGCCGCCGGGGCGCGTGCTCAACACCATCAGCAACGCGAAGAACGAGCTGATCAGCGCGCGCGAGTACCAGCGCACCGCGAACACCGTGTACGAGCGCACCGTCGCCCAGGCGTACATGCTCTATCAGCAACGCCTGCGTGAGAACAATGCCTTGGACTTCGATGATCTCATCATGTTTGCCGTGCGCCTGTTCGACGAGTACCCGGACGTGCTCGCCAATTACCAGGAGAAGTTCCTGCACGTCCTGGTGGACGAGTTCCAGGACATCAACTTCGCACAGTATCAGTTCGTCAAGAAGCTGGCGGGGAAGCACCGCAACCTTGCCGTGGTCGGTGATGACGACCAGTCTATCTACGGCTGGCGCGGCGCCGACATGCGCATCATCCTCGAGTTCGAGAAGGACTATCCCAACGCGGAGGTCGTCAAGCTCGAGCAGAACTACCGCTCGACGCCGAATATCCTCGAGGCCGCTTTCCACGTTATCTCGCGCAATCTGTCGCGCAAACCCAAGCGCCTGTGGACCGAGCAGCCGGCCGGCGCGCCGATCGTGCTCTATCAGGCGGCCGACGAGCACCAGGAGGCCGTCTTCGTCGCCAACACCATCGAAGAGATGATGGAGACGGAGCACCGGCGGCTCCCGGATTTCGCAATCCTCTATCGCATCAACGCGCAGTCCCGCGTATTCGAGAAGGTGCTCATCAGCCTCGGCATCCCCTATCGCATCGTCGGCGGCCTGCGCTTCTACGAGCGCAAGGAGATCAAGGACGTCCTGGCCTACCTGCGCGTCATCATCAACCCGTTCGACAGCGTCAGCCTGAGGCGTATCATCAACACGCCGCCGCGGGGCATCGGCGACGTCACTCTTCAGCACCTGGAATCCGTCGCGCGCGAGCGAAACATGGATCTCTTACAGGTCGCGCTCAATGCGAAGCACCTCGACCTGCCGCCGCGCTCGCAGGATGCGGTGGCGGCCTTCGGCGTCCTCATGGCGGAACTCATGGAGCGCGCCGCTTCTGCCTCCCTCACCAACCTGGTGGCTGACATCGTCGAGCGTACCGGGTATCGGCGATGGCTCGAAGAAGAGGGCACGATCAAGGCGCGCGCGCGCGTCGAGAACGTCCAGGAACTGCTGTCCGCGACCGAGGAATACGAGTCGCAAGGCGAGAACCCCACGGCCGCCGGTTTCCTGGAGCAAGTGGCTTTGCTC
Proteins encoded in this region:
- the pcrA gene encoding DNA helicase PcrA, producing MLHALNDPQREAVEHGDGPLLIFAGAGSGKTRVLTHRMAHLIQARGIPAERILAVTFTNKAAGEMKERIARLVSGLRWGAWVGTFHSICARILRDHIERLEREGNFAIFDESDQMTLMKEVLKDLEINPEITPPGRVLNTISNAKNELISAREYQRTANTVYERTVAQAYMLYQQRLRENNALDFDDLIMFAVRLFDEYPDVLANYQEKFLHVLVDEFQDINFAQYQFVKKLAGKHRNLAVVGDDDQSIYGWRGADMRIILEFEKDYPNAEVVKLEQNYRSTPNILEAAFHVISRNLSRKPKRLWTEQPAGAPIVLYQAADEHQEAVFVANTIEEMMETEHRRLPDFAILYRINAQSRVFEKVLISLGIPYRIVGGLRFYERKEIKDVLAYLRVIINPFDSVSLRRIINTPPRGIGDVTLQHLESVARERNMDLLQVALNAKHLDLPPRSQDAVAAFGVLMAELMERAASASLTNLVADIVERTGYRRWLEEEGTIKARARVENVQELLSATEEYESQGENPTAAGFLEQVALLSEQDELEEGVDAVPLMTLHSAKGLEFPVVFMVGMEEGLFPLSRAIESDNPSELEEERRLCYVGITRAKERLYLTLAGHRFMYGVGRPTAPSRFLGDVPDELIEGALAPRPRAVTWASADSAGVEEARRIVADRGGSEAAFKPGDKVRHETFGEGMVVSSELRDGKARVTVAVPKQGVKKLDLEYTNLQKVN